A single window of Acetohalobium arabaticum DSM 5501 DNA harbors:
- a CDS encoding LapA family protein, with the protein MQLILVAAFVFALIVAIFAIQNAITVQVVLFTWQFETSLVVVIFGAAILGALSVGLFGLMQYIKLKLKLRKKEQKINKLEGELAELSPAEDDNKERGLIEEEESVENKAIEIKSEVRDEKEQENHY; encoded by the coding sequence ATGCAGTTAATTTTAGTGGCAGCTTTTGTTTTTGCTTTGATAGTTGCTATTTTTGCTATTCAGAATGCCATTACAGTTCAGGTAGTCTTATTTACCTGGCAGTTTGAGACATCACTAGTGGTAGTTATCTTTGGGGCAGCAATTCTGGGAGCATTATCAGTAGGCTTATTTGGATTGATGCAGTATATTAAGTTGAAGCTTAAATTAAGGAAGAAAGAGCAGAAGATTAATAAGTTAGAAGGGGAGTTAGCAGAATTATCTCCAGCCGAAGATGATAATAAGGAAAGAGGATTAATTGAAGAAGAGGAATCGGTTGAAAATAAAGCAATAGAGATAAAATCTGAAGTTAGGGATGAAAAAGAGCAGGAAAATCATTATTAA
- the recJ gene encoding single-stranded-DNA-specific exonuclease RecJ, whose protein sequence is MILDREWKLLNRSTEEEPNLSDSLNISSVLAEILSSRGLNSKQKVENFLEVELDGLHSPFLLEGIEQAVDRISTAMESQEIIGIYGDYDVDGITSTGLLINYFQHLGVEPKYHIPNRLEEGYGLNKDAIESLAQSGVELLITVDCGISDYQEVKYANQLGIDVIITDHHEVPARIPPAEAVINAKQSNCNYPFSQLCGAGVAYKLILALADKDQQVNQKEIKEYYLDLLAMGIVADIVPLVDENRIMVKYGLELLQNPNNLGLSALIEAVDLTETEINTGHIGYILAPRLNAAGRIGNPDLALELLITDDPSQAADIAAELEEINHRRRDIEADIRQEAELMVEGMDLEQTKALVLASENWHSGVVGIVASDIQEKYYRPTIMIAIEDDGIGRGSARSIKGFNIYQAVKNSEDLLPKFGGHEQAAGLSIAKEDIAQFRDEINQYADDRLSDKDLTPRLKLDCEVELSELSKELVQEIDYLAPFGFGNPRPKLAVREVTVADFATVGSNGEHLKLAVTDEAGTTVECIGFNMAGFRQKLISQQEEIDLACTVEINNWQGKSELQLKLKDINFPEVSFIDQLFAKSKEIIADNYYRGIGEEDQFYTKVVGVTFEGRQELIKELKRGDKLNLVREPENEYDESAIRVETTDQEQIGYLKSGLAKHLAPYLDVGFEYQVTVSEVTGGVDKNLGVNIFIEQAGYKEAESAEEAKSCRAQLETLNRSEILNEVRQALIGDYDFRSKQKEVLTTLDNDQDTLAIFGTGRGKSAIFQSYAALQALNQGRITVILYPLRALVNDQFDSLKKNLAPLGLDIYKANGSLSVGEREKLITALNHGELDIVLTTPEFMEYHLDKFQNLADEIGFLVVDESHHIGMASSSFRPTYKRLGKLNSKLGNPLVLAVTATANNQVAREIIETLNIGEIIIDPHVRSNLEIIDKRGCRDKEAYLYEVASSGEKSIIYVNSREQSIELASNLRQRLPGLAEEIGFYNAGLTNKERNRIESMFWSGKLKIIVSTSAFGEGIDIPDIRNIVLYHLNFNLTEFNQQSGRVGRDGKQAKIHLLFGQQDVRINEFILDSMAPEREVLVQLYCVLKQEEDTDQQIKLTNQQLAQKVSSRLQGKVRENTVSAGLGVLEDLNILTRIQEAGNRIIQLRRIPDSQLDLNDSLRYREGLEDKEAFNEFKDFILNAEAEELLSLVNQPIYPTKLVKTKGEN, encoded by the coding sequence TTGATTTTGGATAGAGAATGGAAATTATTAAACCGGTCAACAGAAGAGGAGCCGAATTTAAGTGATTCCCTAAATATTTCATCAGTACTAGCAGAGATTCTATCCAGTAGAGGATTGAATAGCAAACAGAAGGTTGAGAACTTTTTAGAAGTGGAGTTAGATGGACTCCATTCTCCTTTCTTGCTGGAGGGAATAGAGCAGGCAGTCGATAGAATCTCAACCGCAATGGAGTCTCAAGAGATTATCGGTATCTACGGCGACTATGATGTTGATGGAATTACCAGTACCGGACTGCTTATTAATTACTTTCAACATTTAGGAGTTGAGCCTAAGTATCATATTCCCAATCGTCTAGAAGAAGGATATGGCCTCAATAAAGATGCTATTGAGAGCTTGGCTCAGAGCGGAGTTGAGCTTTTAATTACAGTTGACTGCGGTATTAGTGATTATCAAGAAGTAAAATATGCTAATCAATTGGGGATAGATGTAATTATTACTGACCATCACGAAGTACCGGCCCGGATTCCACCCGCTGAAGCAGTCATAAATGCTAAACAGAGTAATTGTAATTATCCTTTCTCTCAGCTTTGTGGAGCAGGAGTTGCCTATAAATTAATTCTAGCGCTGGCTGATAAGGACCAACAGGTTAATCAGAAAGAAATAAAAGAATATTATTTAGATTTATTAGCTATGGGAATAGTTGCTGATATTGTGCCGTTAGTAGATGAGAATAGGATTATGGTTAAATATGGTTTGGAGTTGCTGCAGAATCCAAATAATTTAGGTTTGAGTGCTTTAATTGAAGCGGTTGATTTAACAGAAACTGAGATCAATACCGGCCATATCGGCTACATTTTGGCACCCAGGCTGAATGCTGCCGGCCGAATCGGTAATCCGGATCTGGCTTTAGAACTATTAATTACCGATGATCCTTCTCAGGCAGCCGATATTGCTGCTGAATTGGAGGAAATTAATCACCGGCGGAGAGATATAGAGGCTGATATACGCCAAGAGGCAGAATTAATGGTTGAAGGAATGGACTTAGAGCAGACTAAAGCGCTGGTTTTAGCTTCTGAAAATTGGCATTCTGGAGTGGTAGGGATTGTAGCTTCTGATATTCAGGAGAAGTATTACCGTCCTACGATTATGATTGCCATTGAAGATGACGGCATCGGCAGGGGTTCAGCCCGAAGTATTAAAGGCTTCAATATTTATCAGGCAGTTAAGAATTCTGAAGATCTGCTCCCTAAATTTGGGGGTCATGAACAGGCGGCTGGATTGAGTATTGCTAAAGAGGATATTGCTCAATTTAGGGATGAGATTAATCAGTATGCCGATGATAGACTGAGTGATAAGGATTTAACTCCGCGGTTAAAGCTGGATTGTGAAGTTGAACTGTCAGAGCTAAGCAAGGAATTAGTCCAGGAGATCGATTATTTAGCCCCCTTTGGTTTCGGCAATCCGCGGCCTAAACTGGCTGTCAGGGAAGTTACGGTAGCTGATTTTGCGACAGTGGGCTCGAATGGTGAACATTTGAAGTTAGCTGTTACAGATGAAGCCGGTACTACTGTGGAATGTATTGGCTTTAATATGGCTGGTTTCAGACAAAAACTTATCTCCCAGCAGGAAGAGATAGATTTGGCCTGTACAGTAGAGATCAATAACTGGCAGGGGAAGAGTGAATTACAGTTAAAGCTTAAAGATATTAACTTTCCTGAAGTTTCATTTATAGATCAATTATTTGCCAAATCAAAAGAGATTATTGCTGATAATTATTACCGAGGTATTGGAGAGGAAGACCAGTTTTATACCAAAGTAGTAGGAGTTACCTTCGAAGGTCGTCAGGAGTTAATTAAAGAGTTAAAGAGAGGAGATAAGCTTAATTTAGTAAGAGAACCGGAGAATGAATATGATGAGTCTGCCATTCGAGTAGAGACTACTGATCAAGAGCAGATTGGCTATCTTAAGTCCGGTCTAGCCAAACATTTGGCCCCTTATCTCGATGTCGGCTTTGAATATCAGGTGACTGTTTCAGAAGTAACCGGAGGAGTAGATAAAAATTTAGGTGTTAATATCTTTATTGAGCAGGCAGGTTATAAAGAAGCAGAGTCAGCCGAGGAAGCAAAATCTTGTCGGGCCCAGCTGGAGACATTAAACCGCAGTGAGATTCTAAATGAAGTACGCCAGGCGTTGATTGGTGATTATGATTTTAGAAGTAAACAGAAAGAGGTCTTAACTACACTGGATAATGACCAGGATACTTTAGCCATTTTTGGTACCGGACGTGGTAAATCGGCTATCTTCCAGAGTTATGCTGCTTTGCAGGCCTTGAATCAAGGCCGAATAACAGTTATACTATATCCACTGCGGGCATTGGTCAATGATCAGTTTGACAGCCTGAAGAAGAATTTGGCACCATTAGGATTAGACATCTATAAGGCTAATGGTTCTTTAAGTGTTGGTGAACGAGAAAAGTTGATTACTGCTTTGAATCACGGGGAACTTGATATTGTTTTAACAACTCCTGAATTTATGGAGTATCATTTAGATAAGTTTCAGAATTTAGCAGATGAAATCGGATTTTTAGTAGTTGATGAAAGCCATCATATCGGTATGGCTTCCAGTTCTTTCAGACCTACTTATAAACGTTTGGGCAAATTGAATTCTAAATTAGGTAATCCGCTGGTTTTAGCTGTTACAGCTACTGCTAATAATCAGGTAGCCAGAGAGATTATAGAAACTTTGAATATTGGAGAGATTATTATTGATCCGCATGTACGTAGTAATCTAGAAATAATTGATAAGCGGGGCTGCAGAGATAAGGAAGCATATCTTTATGAGGTGGCAAGCAGTGGTGAAAAGAGTATTATCTATGTTAACAGCCGGGAGCAGAGTATAGAGCTAGCCAGCAATTTAAGACAGCGACTGCCTGGTCTTGCCGAGGAGATTGGCTTTTATAATGCTGGACTGACAAATAAGGAACGAAACCGGATTGAAAGTATGTTCTGGAGCGGGAAATTAAAGATAATAGTTTCTACCAGTGCTTTTGGAGAAGGAATTGATATTCCTGATATTAGAAATATAGTACTGTATCACCTTAATTTTAATTTAACTGAATTCAACCAACAGAGTGGACGCGTCGGCAGGGATGGTAAACAGGCCAAGATTCATCTACTTTTTGGCCAGCAGGATGTCCGGATTAATGAGTTTATTCTGGATAGTATGGCACCAGAAAGAGAAGTCTTGGTTCAATTATACTGTGTATTAAAACAGGA